The Vicia villosa cultivar HV-30 ecotype Madison, WI linkage group LG1, Vvil1.0, whole genome shotgun sequence genome includes a region encoding these proteins:
- the LOC131599397 gene encoding C2 and GRAM domain-containing protein At1g03370-like: protein MKLVVRVIEAKNLVGLDSNGLSELYVQLKLGRQKYRTKVIKNLTPIWDEQFYFSVDDLKEKLVISLKDVKDEEKFIHNHLVARLKLPISSVFEEENKSLGDVWYSLKSKKKKFKNKEGGEIHLSIFISQNHASNHASNHASTESNASSDQLSHSRKPSDAVTCSPSHSKTLSDAVTGTPSHSRKLSDAVTCTPSHSRKLSDAVTYSPSQSSNGRSNSSSPVREEITPSKDEKSSQKTFASRLAQIFNKISDGPSVSSNISMDYDLSETDKVEAGEIKTEDQTSDGTFEEIVRKMQSADQESEIPSNLPGGVLIDQLYVIATEDLNVLLFSPNSSFPKSISEVQGTTDVQMGPWKLESENKVLKRSLTYIKAATKLMKAIKGYEEQTYLKADGKNFAVLASVSTPDVMYGSTFKAEVLYVITPGPELSSEEQCSRLVISWRMNFLQSTMMKGVIENGARQGMKESFDQYAILLSQTVKPVDSKDLGSTKEQALAALKAEPLSEWKFAMHYFANFTFISTFLMGLYVLIHIWLATPTTIQGLESYGLDLPDSISEFAVCAILTLQGQRMWALILRFMRARSRKGSDHGIKARGDGWLLTVAIIEGSNLPAIDSTRLCNPYIVFTCNGKTRGSSIKFRTSDPLWNEIFEFDAMDEPPSVLELEVNDFDGPFDEPQSLGHAEINFLKTNISDLADLWVSLEGKLALACHTKVHLRIFLDNTRGGNVVKHYLSKMEKEVGKKINLRSPQTNSAFQKLFGLPPEEFLINDFTCHLKRKMPLQGRLFVSARIMGFHANLFGHKTRFFLLWEDIEDIQVIPPTFSSMGSPIIVVTLRPGRGVDAKHGAKTQDDQGRLKFHFQSFVSFNVANRTIMALWKARSLSIEQKVQLVEDDPENESVNSEESVTLIGSEDVSMSEVHSCSVQVPVSFFMELFSGGELDCRIMEKSGCANYSSTPWVSENNNVYERAVYYKFEKRISRYKVEVTSTQQKSLLDGNGCLLEEVMNFHGVPLGDYFNLHLRYQINELVQKTKGCKVQVLFGIEWLKNTKHQKRITKNLLKNLQERLRLTISLVEKEFLERIGNRANILTTS from the exons atgAAGCTTGTGGTTCGTGTGATTGAGGCAAAAAACTTGGTGGGTTTGGATTCAAATGGGTTGAGTGAACTATATGTGCAGTTAAAGCTAGGAAGACAAAAATATAGAACAAAGGTGATAAAGAATTTGACACCAATTTGGGATGAACAATTCTATTTTAGTGTTGATGACCTTAAAGAAAAGCTTGTTATTTCTCTTAAGGATGTTAAAGATGAAGAGAagttcattcataatcatttggttGCAAGACTTAAACTCCCTATCTCAAGTGTTTTCGAGGAGGAAAATAAGTCGCTCGGCGATGTTTGGTATTCGTTGAAATCCAAAAAGAAGAAGTTCAAGAACAAGGAGGGTG GTGAGATTCATTTGAGTATATTTATTTCTCAAAATCATGCATCGAATCATGCATCCAATCATGCATCGACGGAATCAAATGCTTCTAGTGATCAGTTATCACATTCAAGAAAACCTAGTGATGCGGTTACCTGTTCTCCTTCACACTCAAAAACACTTAGTGATGCGGTTACCGGTACTCCTTCACATTCAAGAAAACTTAGTGATGCGGTTACCTGTACTCCTTCACATTCAAGAAAACTTAGTGATGCGGTTACATATTCTCCTTCACAATCATCCAATGGGCGTTCGAACTCATCTTCGCCTGTAAGGGAAGAGATTACTCCTTCTAAGGATGAGAAAAGTTCACAAAAAACATTTGCCAGCCGACTTGctcaaatatttaataaaatttctgACGGGCCTTCAGTTTCGTCCAATATAAGCATGGACTATGACTTATCGGAGACGGATAAGGTTGAAGCTGGTGAGATTAAAACCGAGGACCAGACTTCTGATGGAACTTTTGAAGAAATTGTGAGAAAAATGCAGTCTGCAGATCAAGAAAGTGAAATTCCTAGCAACTTACCGGGAGGGGTTCTTATCGATCAATTATATGTTATTGCAACAGAAGACTTGAATGTGTTACTATTTTCACCTAATTCAAGTTTTCCCAAGTCAATATCGGAAGTACAAGGTACTACCGACGTGCAAATGGGTCCTTGGAAGTTAGAGAGTGAGAATAAAGTCTTGAAAAGATCGCTTACGTACATCAAGGCCGCCACTAAATTAATGAAGGCTATAAAAGGCTATGAGGAACAAACGTATTTAAAAGCCGACGGGAAGAACTTTGCGGTTCTAGCAAGTGTTAGCACTCCAGATGTTATGTATGGAAGCACGTTCAAGGCGGAAGTACTTTACGTGATCACTCCTGGACCCGAGTTGTCATCAGAAGAACAATGTTCACGATTGGTGATATCGTGGAGAATGAATTTCTTACAAAGCACCATGATGAAAGGAGTGATAGAAAACGGAGCTCGACAAGGTATGAAGGAATCCTTCGATCAGTATGCCATTTTGTTATCTCAAACCGTTAAGCCTGTTGACTCAAAGGATCTCGGTTCCACCAAGGAACAAGCTTTAGCGGCGTTAAAGGCAGAGCCTCTTTCAGAATGGAAATTCGCAATGCATTATTTCGCTAATTTCACATTCATCTCAACTTTCTTAATGGGGTTGTATGTTCTTATCCACATCTGGTTGGCTACACCTACCACGATTCAAGGGCTCGAGTCTTATGGACTTGACTTGCCGGATTCAATTAGTGAATTCGCTGTTTGTGCTATTTTGACTCTTCAAGGTCAACGCATGTGGGCTTTGATCTTGCGTTTCATGCGAGCTAGATCACGAAAAG GTAGTGATCATGGAATTAAAGCACGAGGAGATGGATGGCTACTAACCGTGGCCATAATTGAAGGAAGCAATTTGCCGGCTATTGATTCGACCAGACTTTGTAATCCATATATTGTTTTTACTTGCAATGGAAAAACAAGAGGTAGCTCAATCAAGTTCCGCACGTCTGATCCTTTATGGAATG AGATATTTGAATTTGATGCAATGGACGAGCCTCCATCTGTGTTGGAATTGGAAGTTAATGATTTTGACGGACCCTTTGACGAACCTCAATCTCTAGGACATGCGGAAATCAACTTCCTTAAAACAAACATATCAGATCTTGCTGATTTATGGGTGTCTCTTGAAGGAAAGTTAGCTCTAGCATGCCACACTAAAGTGCACTTAAGAATTTTCTTGGACAACACTAGAGGCGGGAATGTTGTAAAACACTATTTAAGTAAAATGGAGAAAGAAGTCGGGAAGAAG ATTAATTTGCGATCTCCTCAAACAAATTCAGCCTTTCAGAAACTCTTCGGACTTCCACCCGAGGAATTTCTCATCAATGATTTCACCTgtcatttgaaaagaaaaatgccCCTACAG GGTCGTCTATTCGTTTCGGCAAGAATAATGGGATTTCATGCAAATTTGTTTGGACACAAGACAAGATTCTTTTTGCTTTGGGAAGACATTGAAGACATACAGGTCATTCCTCCTACATTTTCATCAATGGGCAGTCCAATAATTGTCGTAACTCTTCGTCCAGGGAGAGGCGTGGATGCGAAACACGGTGCAAAAACGCAAGATGACCAAGGCAGACTCAAGTTCCATTTCCAATCTTTTGTGTCTTTCAATGTCGCAAACAG GACTATCATGGCTCTCTGGAAGGCCAGATCTTTGAGTATTGAACAAAAGGTCCAATTAGTTGAAGACGACCCTGAAAACGAAAGTGTTAATAGCGAAGAGAGTGTAACACTCATTGGCAGCGAAGACGTTAGTATGTCTGAAGTTCATTCTTGTTCTGTTCAAGTTCCT GTCAGTTTCTTTATGGAGCTATTTAGTGGAGGCGAGTTGGACTGTCGGATCATGGAAAAATCTGGCTGTGCTAATTATTCTTCTACCCCTTGGGTATCCGAGAACAACAATGTATATGAAAGGGCGGTATATTACAAATTTGAAAAACGTATTTCGCGTTATAAAGTCGAAGTAACGAGTActcaacaaaaatctcttttggaTGGAAATGGTTGCCTTTTGGAAGAAGTTATGAACTTTCACGGAGTTCCTCTCGGTGATTATTTTAAT TTGCACCTTCGCTATCAAATTAACGAGTTAGTCCAAAAAACGAAGGGATGTAAAGTTCAAGTATTATTTGGAATTGAGTGGTTGAAAAATACAAAACATCAGAAAAGGATTACAAAGAACCTTTTAAAAAATCTACAAGAGCGATTAAGGTTGACAATTAGTTTAGTTGAGAAAGAGTTTTTGGAAAGAATAGGAAATCGAGCTAATATTCTGACAACATCGTGA
- the LOC131599386 gene encoding uncharacterized protein LOC131599386: protein MSPPVMRRAIGRPKKMRNKTSDEPKNPFVLPKKFGTVTCNKCGQAGHNKRSCKGKRAADRQIPKGGNKAKKAKTTNKAKKSKGKEKPVEIGQGSQAPQPTQD from the coding sequence ATGTCTCCTCCTGTCATGAGAAGGGCAATTGGCCGCCCTAAGAAGATGAGGAACAAAACATCTGATGAGCCAAAGAATCCCTTTGTTCTTCCTAAGAAGTTTGGAACTGTCACTTGCAACAAATGTGGACAAGCTGGACACAACAAGAGGAGCTGTAAGGGAAAGAGGGCAGCTGATAGGCAGATACCTAAAGGGGGCAACAAGGCAAAGAAAGCTAAGACAACCAATAAGGCAAAGAAGAGTAAGGGAAAAGAAAAACCAGTTGAGATTGGTCAAGGATCTCAGGCACCTCAACCAACTCAGGATTAG
- the LOC131645234 gene encoding uncharacterized protein LOC131645234, which translates to MSQNSVSFDSYRSHRMKQECHCGLDAPLMTAWTDTNPGRRFFGCGMYKVQGFKKCSNFVWLDEEMNPRAKEVISSLMQKLNEEKQRVKDSVAKEEELKMKMKLIKKQLNFNWVMTIVVLVQFMYKFKDV; encoded by the exons ATGTCTCAAAACTCTGTGTCATTCGATAGCTACAGAAGTCACAGAATGAAACAGGAATGTCATTGCGGTCTCGATGCTCCATTGATGACGGCCTGGACTGATACAAACCCAGGACGTCGCTTTTTCGGTTGTGGGATGTACAAGGTTCAAGGTTTCAAGAAGTGCAGTAACTTTGTTTGGCTTGATGAGGAAATGAACCCTAGGGCAAAAGAAGTAATTTCTAGCTTAATGCAAAAGTTGAATGAAGAAAAGCAGAGGGTTAAGGATTCAgtcgcaaaagaagaagaattgaagatgaagatgaaactgATAAAGAAACAGTTGAATTTTAATTGGGTCATGACCATTGTTGTGCTG GTTCAATTTATGTATAAGTTTAAGGATGTTTAG
- the LOC131626270 gene encoding DEAD-box ATP-dependent RNA helicase 21: MKRSIDDSTAPIAKPVFLTKAQREQQALERRHLQVTGHRRNQEDLLLSGNNRPSDPKPSDSDRRDRDSDRRDRDRDRDRDSYRDRERDRDRDRERDRERERERDRDRDNRDRERRNRDKEREEESKARERARLEKLAEREKEKELESIKEQYLGSKKPKKRVIKPSEKFRFSFDWENTEDTSRDMNYLYQNPHEAQLLFGRGFRAGMDRREQKKLAAKNEKEMRDQIRKKDGIEEKPEEADAQRRKEEAADMYDTFDMRVDRHWSEKKLEEMTERDWRIFREDYNISYKGSKIPRPMRSWVESKLSQELLKAVEKAGYKTPSPIQMAAIPLGLQQRDVIGVAETGSGKTAAFVLPMLSYITRLPPISEENEAEGPYAVVMAPTRELAQQIEDETVKFAQYMGIKVVSIVGGQSIEEQGFKIRQGCEIVIATPGRLIDCLERRYAVLNQCNYVVLDEADRMIDMGFEPQVMGVLDAMPSSNLKPENEDEELDEKRIYRTTYMFSATMPPAVERLARKYLRNPVVVTIGTAGKATDLISQHVIMMKESEKFYKLQRLLDELNDKTAIVFVNTKKSADFLAKNLDKEGYRVTTLHGGKSQEQREISLEGFRTKRYNVLVATDVAGRGIDIPDVAHVINYDMPGNIEMYTHRIGRTGRAGKTGVATTFLTLQDTDVFYDLKQMLIQSNSAVPPELARHEASKFKPGSIPDRPPRRNDTVFAH; the protein is encoded by the coding sequence ATGAAACGATCCATCGACGATTCAACGGCCCCGATTGCGAAACCAGTTTTCCTCACCAAAGCCCAGCGTGAACAGCAAGCACTTGAACGCCGCCACCTTCAAGTCACCGGTCATCGGCGCAATCAGGAAGACCTTCTCCTTTCAGGCAATAACCGTCCTTCCGATCCAAAGCCCTCCGATTCCGATCGACGAGATCGCGATTCAGATCGCCGAGACAGAGACAGAGATAGAGATAGGGACAGTTATAGAGACAGAGAAAGGGatagagatagagatagagaACGTGATCGAGAAAGGGAACGGGAGAGGGATAGGGATAGAGATAACAGAGATCGGGAGCGGCGAAACCGTGATAAGGAACGTGAAGAAGAAAGTAAGGCTCGTGAGCGTGCGCGATTAGAGAAGCTAGCGGAacgagagaaagagaaagagctTGAATCGATTAAGGAACAATACCTAGGTTCGAAAAAACCTAAAAAGAGGGTTATTAAACCTAGCGAGAAATTTCGGTTTTCGTTTGATTGGGAAAATACTGAGGATACTTCGCGTGATATGAATTATCTTTACCAAAACCCTCATGAGGCTCAGCTTTTGTTCGGTCGAGGGTTTCGTGCTGGGATGGATCGGCGCGAGCAGAAGAAGCTTGCTGCTAAGAATGAGAAGGAGATGAGGGATCAAATCAGGAAGAAGGATGGGATTGAGGAGAAGCCGGAGGAGGCTGATGCGCAGAGGCGTAAGGAGGAGGCTGCTGATATGTATGACACGTTTGATATGAGGGTTGATCGACATTGGAgtgagaagaagcttgaagagATGACGGAGAGAGATTGGCGTATTTTTAGGGAGGATTATAATATATCTTACAAAGGTTCTAAGATTCCTCGGCCTATGAGGAGTTGGGTTGAGAGCAAGTTGAGTCAAGAGCTTTTGAAGGCGGTGGAGAAAGCTGGTTACAAGACCCCTTCTCCGATTCAGATGGCTGCTATTCCCCTTGGTCTTCAGCAGCGTGATGTTATCGGTGTGGCTGAGACAGGTTCGGGGAAGACTGCTGCATTTGTTCTTCCTATGTTGAGTTATATCACAAGGCTTCCTCCTATTAGCGAGGAGAATGAGGCTGAGGGTCCTTACGCTGTTGTTATGGCGCCAACTCGTGAGCTTGCTCAGCAGATTGAGGATGAGACTGTTAAATTTGCTCAGTATATGGGAATTAAAGTTGTTTCTATTGTTGGTGGTCAGTCCATTGAGGAGCAAGGGTTTAAGATAAGGCAGGGTTGTGAAATTGTGATTGCTACCCCTGGTCGTTTGATTGATTGCTTGGAGCGTCGCTATGCGGTTCTCAACCAGTGTAATTATGTTGTTCTTGATGAGGCTGATCGCATGATTGATATGGGGTTTGAGCCACAGGTCATGGGTGTGCTTGATGCTATGCCTTCTAGTAATTTGAAAcctgagaatgaagatgaagagctCGATGAGAAGAGGATTTATAGGACCACTTATATGTTTAGTGCCACTATGCCTCCTGCTGTGGAGAGGCTTGCTAGGAAGTATTTGAGGAACCCTGTTGTGGTGACTATAGGCACTGCTGGAAAAGCAACTGACTTGATCAGCCAGCATGTGATCATGATGAAGGAATCTGAGAAATTTTATAAGCTTCAGAGATTGTTGGATGAGCTTAATGATAAAACTGCAATTGTGTTTGTCAACACCAAGAAGAGTGCCGATTTTCTTGCTAAGAATTTGGATAAGGAAGGCTATCGTGTGACTACCTTGCACGGAGGGAAATCACAGGAACAAAGAGAGATTAGTCTTGAAGGATTTAGGACCAAGAGATATAATGTGCTTGTTGCAACCGATGTTGCTGGACGTGGTATTGACATACCTGATGTGGCTCATGTTATCAACTATGATATGCCTGGGAATATTGAAATGTATACCCATCGTATAGGACGTACAGGTCGTGCAGGAAAGACTGGTGTGGCTACAACATTCTTGACTCTCCAGGACACTGATGTCTTCTATGACCTTAAGCAGATGCTCATTCAGAGTAATAGTGCAGTCCCACCTGAATTGGCAAGGCATGAAGCTTCCAAATTCAAGCCGGGATCTATTCCTGACAGACCACCTAGGCGAAATGACACTGTTTTTGCCCATTAG